A region from the Vicia villosa cultivar HV-30 ecotype Madison, WI linkage group LG3, Vvil1.0, whole genome shotgun sequence genome encodes:
- the LOC131655244 gene encoding probable WRKY transcription factor 45 codes for MYIYIHTMMFFFLNCIPKKNMTDKNPYSPDDSDFTNLWPLELSEYLKFDDDEWPDDNPEPFFAEHVTNQDNELVADFGGSGSRIEGPASSSSEREKKEVKDKVAFRIKSEVEILDDGFKWRKYGKKMVKNSPNPRNYYKCSKDGCHVKKRVERDVEDPSYVITTYEGTHTHPSFL; via the exons atgtatatatatatacataccatgatgtttttttttcttaactgtataccaaaaaaaaatatgACAGATAAAAATCCATATTCACCTGATGACAGTGATTTCACCAACCTGTGGCCTTTGGAGCTTTCTGAGTACTTGAAATTCGACGATGATGAATGGCCAGATGATAATCCAGAGCCATTTTTTGCCGAACATGTTACCAACCAAGATAATGAATTAGTAGCTGATTTTGGAGGAAGTGGTAGCCGAATTGAAGGGCCAGCTTCTTCGAGCAGTGAACGTGAGAAGAAGGAAGTTAAAGATAAAGTTGCATTCAGAATAAAGTCAGAGGTTGAAATTCTTGATGATGGATTCAAGTGGAGGAAGTATGGAAAGAAGATGGTTAAAAACAGCCCTAATCCGAG GAACTATTATAAATGTTCTAAAGATGGATGCCATGTGAAGAAGAGAGTTGAGAGAGATGTGGAAGATCCGAGTTATGTGATAACAACCTATGAAGGCACACATACACATCCAAGTTTTCTCTAG
- the LOC131655245 gene encoding (S)-coclaurine N-methyltransferase-like encodes MEKMEGMMQLPYNTTVKLMLGSLERNLLPDAVIRRLTRLLLATRLRSSYKPSSELQLSDLLQFVHSLQEMPIAVSTDKAKSQHYELPTSFFKLVLGNNLKYSSCYFSSASKTLEDAEEEMLKLYCERSNLKDGHRVLDVGCGWGSLTLYIAKNYSNSRVTGICNSTTQKAFIEEKCVELQLQNVDIVVADISTFEMEASYDRIFSIEMFEHMKNYKDLLNKISKWMKEDGLLFVHHFCHKAFAYHFEDKNDDDWITRYFFTGGTMPAANLLLYFQDDVTVVNHWLVNGKHYAQTSEEWLKRMDKNMASIKPIMESTYGKDSATKWTVYWRTFFIAVAELFGYNNGEEWMVVHFLFKKK; translated from the exons ATGGAAAAGATGGAAGGGATGATGCAACTACCGTACAACACAACAGTGAAGCTGATGCTTGGTTCACTCGAACGCAACCTGCTTCCTGACGCCGTCATCAGAAGACTCACACGCTTGCTTTTGGCCACTCGCCTTCGATCTTCTTACAAGCCTTCTTCTGAACTTCAGCTCTCTGATCTTCTCCAGTTTGTACATT CTTTACAAGAGATGCCTATTGCAGTTAGTACTGATAAGGCGAAATCTCAACATTATGAATTACCAACCTCTTTCTTTAAGCTTGTTCTTGGAAACAATCTCAAATACAG TTCTTGTTATTTCTCTTCTGCCTCGAAGACGCTGGAAGATGCTGAAGAAGAAATGTTGAAACTGTATTGCGAGAGATCTAATCTGAAAGATGGTCATAGGGTTCTTGATGTTGGATGTGGTTGGGGTTCGCTGACTTTATACATTGCCAAGAATTACAGTAATTCTAGGGTTACAGGAATCTGCAATTCCACTACTCAAAAAGCTTTTATCGAGGAGAAATGCGT GGAGCTGCAGCTGCAAAATGTGGATATCGTCGTTGCGGACATTAGCACGTTTGAAATGGAAGCTTCTTATGACAGAATATTTTCCATAGAAATGTTTGAG CATATGAAGAACTATAAAGATCTTCTCAACAAGATATCCAAATGGATGAAAGAGGATGGTCTTTTATTTGTTCATCATTTCTGCCACAAAGCATTTGCCTACCACTTTGAG GACAAAAATGACGATGATTGGATTACGCGCTACTTCTTTACTGGAGGAACTATGCCTGCAGCAAATCTACTTCTTTATTTCCAA GATGATGTTACTGTCGTCAACCATTGGCTTGTAAATGGAAAACACTACGCGCAGACCAG TGAAGAGTGGCTCAAAAGAATGGATAAGAACATGGCTTCCATCAAGCCAATTATGGAATCAACATACGGCAAAGATTCGGCGACTAAATGGACTGTTTACTGGAGAACATTTTTCATAGCTGTAGCAGAACTTTTTGGATACAATAATGGTGAAGAATGGATGGTTGTACACTTTCTTttcaaaaagaaataa
- the LOC131655246 gene encoding uncharacterized protein At4g33100-like, whose protein sequence is MREKKGSKPSTSPCALLRDAYHNCFHRWYTEKFVKGQYDKEECVSEWQNYRACLSEHLEDKRMIRILEGEKVVQDSAVAPQ, encoded by the exons ATGAGAGAGAAGAAAGGCTCCAAGCCTTCAACCTCTCCCTGTGCCCTTCTCAGAGACGCATACCACAATTGCTTCCACAG GTGGTATACGGAGAAGTTCGTCAAGGGTCAGTATGACAAAGAAGAATGCGTCTCTGAGTGGCAAAATTACAGAGCTTGCCTTTCT GAGCATTTAGAAGATAAACGTATGATTCGTATATTGGAAGGTGAAAAGGTTGTTCAAGATAGTGCTGTTGCGCCTCAGTAA